The Desulfovibrio sp. G11 region TTTTCTGGGCCTTTACTTCGGCAACGCTGACGACCTCGTCATTAGCTTCAATGGCTGTTTTGCCGCCTTCACTCATTTGCCTTCTCCAGCGGTAAAGCAAAGTTAGAGCAACTCCATACGCTCGTCCTACCAGAGAAACCGATTGACCAGGGGCCATGCTGGCCTCTATCAGACGAACCTTTCCGCCTACAGGCCAGCGGCGATGGGGCGTTATGTTTACGATCTCTACCGTTGAGCTTGTTTTAGCACTAGTTCCATACATAGTTCCAGCACCTCCTCCTTAGTTAGAGGGGGGGCGGTCGAAATGGGGGCTACTTCGCAACGCTTGCCCAAGCATACCGTTTTCATTCCGCATTCTCTCTTTTTAGCGCCTCATTCTGGACATCTGCAAGCATCCATACCGTCAAACTTCGATCGCCATCTATAAAAAATGGCATTGCTCATGGTGTGTTTGCGGCAAAGCTCAGTCAGGGGGAGCCCCACTGTCGGATTGCTTCAAAGTTGCCAGAATCTAGCAATCGGAAAATGGTTCTTCCGGGTTTTCCGTGGGTAACCCCTGTCAGGAACTGGCCGGGTAGAGGTTTAGACCGCCACAGAAGAAGTAGATGGCTGTCTTGAAATGCTCCCGGTTCCTATAACCGCAAGCCTTCCTCTTGATGGCCATGATCTTGCTGTTGAGGCCCTCGGCCACGCCGTTGGTGATCCTGTGGCGGCAGAAGGTCAGGATGTTCTCAAGATGTCTCTGAATCAGTCCGCCCACTTTGCGCATTGGGGCAAGATCTGACCTGTTCACCCAGACCAGCCATCGCTTCACAAAACGTCTGGCCCATCCCGTGCTCAGGTACTTCCAGACGTCGTTCAGGCTTTCCTTCATGGCCCAGGCCTTGGCCACCTTGAGGTTCGCTGTCTTCAAGGCCTCCAGGGCTGGCCGGTGTTTGTCCGGCAGATTCTCCTCCCGGTATAGCCAGAGGAATTTCGTGCCCTTGAGTCGATGGTCATCCTGACTTGTGAGTTCGCGGTGCTCTTGCTTGCGTACCCGGTCCACAGCCTCGCCTACGTGTTTCATGACGTGGAACCGATCGTGAACGATTTTCCCCGCCGCGTCCGGCACATGTTTGAGCGTAGCTTTAAAATAGGGCTCCCACATGTCCATGGCCACGGCCTTGATCCGCTCCAACTGCGCCTTGGTGAACTGAAGGTAGTACCCCTCAAGGCTTTCGGCCTTACGCTCGTCGGCCACATACTCCACCGTGCTGCCGATCAGATCACAAACCACGGTCACATAGTCGTGCCCCTTGCGGAATGCCTTCTCGTCAACGCCAAGATACCGCGAGGGATTCGATTGCTTGCGCTCCCGGCCCCGGCGCACCGCCCTTTCCATGACACCCCATGCTTCGTCCCAGGTGATGCGCAGGATGCGCCGCGCTCCTGTTACGGTGGCGCACTCGGTCAGCACGTCGATGATCAATCGCTCCATCAATATGGTGAAACGTGCCTTGGACTCGGCCCAAGGCACGTTGACCTGAAGGACGCCATGCTCGGGGCAGTCCACTCGGGGAATCCGAGCATGCAGGAACGTCTTGAACTGGCACGTGTCCAGATGGCGCCAGACACGAGGCTCGGCATGGTCGCGGCAAGCCAGCTCTCGACCACAAGTAGGGCAAAACCAGCGAACACCAGGACCATGCTCCACGCGGATGTCTACCCGACCTTCCGCCGTGTCCAGTTCAACAGCCTCAACAAACCAGGGCTCGGTCAGCCCGAGAATCCGAAAATATAGGTCCGTATCCTTCATTGGTGCCCTCCGGGAAGGACATTAGCAGATCAGCTACCCACGGAAAACCCGGAAGAGCCCGGAAAATTGGGATTTTTCATAAACCCTATTTATAGTCACTACTATTTGGGTGGGACAACAGGATGTCATCTAAAATGCTTGCTCCCTTCAAGGGGCGCTTAGCATTTTGAGCTTATTGATAATGGCCTCCTAATAGTAGATATAAGCAAATTCCCCACTAGCTTTTGCAGATTTGAGCATTTTCCCGCGATATTGAATAGCCGGAGTTCCTAATTTCAAATTGGAGGTTGGCTAATGTCCACCACAGAATCAACATGCCAGTGCTTGACAGAGCAAGAGGTTTCGACCCGAACCGGGCTGAGCCTCTCTACACTTCGAGTACACAGGTTTAAGCGTACAGGGTTTCCCTATATCAAAATAGGGCGTTCCGTGCGTTACCGCGTCTGTGACCTGGAAGCATATCTTTCAGAGCACCGTATTGACCCCTCTGGTAACAGCTAAGGAATTTTACGCGGCTTGTGTTTGCTCATCGGCAGTGAGCACCACCAAGTTACTCGTACGCTCTCCAGCGGCGGTTGCTGCTGGAGAGCGTGCAAGAAGCTGTGGCTTGACTTGGAGCATGTCCAATTTCGTAACGGTGAGGTCACTATCAAGGCTTTGATTTTGACCGTTTCCCAAGACTGAAGAAGAAATTTTCCAAGCCATATAAACAAAATGGCCCTTTAACAAAAGCACATCAGGAGAACTCCATGGGAACATTTAAGCAGAAATTTAACGACCAGCATAAGGTGTACATCCAGAAGCTTGAAGAAGGCACGAGCGACCCTGAAATTATGCGTGAAATGGACTGGTCTCCCCAGCAACTGCGGCGTCATCAGGCCCAGGCGTTCATCGATGGACATCAGAGGCAGGATAATGGCAATCAGGCCGTGGTGGCCCTGGCAGACATGTCTTTGGAGATTAAAGCATTGTTTAAGAATGCGCCCGAAAAAGCCCTTCTCAAGTTTGAGTTTGTCGAAGGTGAAAACAACGGCAGCGCTATTGTAACGGTTATCTAACTGAACCCATGACCTGGGGATGCCTCCATCCCCAGGTCATGGGCAATCAATGATGACTGAAGTGAGGTGACTTATGACTTATGACTCACCTGGTGTTGGGCGTAGGTTGAAAATTTCATCGCTAAAACGCGAAAAGGAAGAGACAAATCTGCATTTCGCAAATTTTAGCGGGTGCAATTTGCCACTGACTACTAGGAAAATTGTAGAAGCCGTTTCGACATCACGACATGTAGATTCAGGTTTGGTTTTACTGGGCTGGTTGGCTTCAATTGCAGGAATTGACAGAGGCTGTCATCGTATTAAGCACAAAACAACCGGATATATTAACTTACTTGCTTTACTTATCATAGCCGGTGCAGAATCTGGATGTGGGAAATCATTGGCACTTGAATTTTTTATAGAGTCCATCAGCAACATTGAACTTAACAGCTACGATCAAGGTTCATCCGACTGTGAAGAAGAGGCTTGTGATGCATGCAACCAGCGCATCAAATTCCTAAAAGGTGAATACGTTAAAACAGGCGATCCTGCCAAGCTTAGTGAAATTAAGAATATTAGACAAGAGCTGAGCGAAATCGAAACGAAAAGAAACAAGCCTCGATTCCTCATGTCTGACATAACGAAGGCGGCCTATTTCAAGCTTATGGTTGATCAGGGATTTGTTATGCGGATGGAATCAGATGGCATTTTGTTGCCGCGAGATTCTTTCAATATGGTCAGAAAATTTTGGGGAGGGGAAGCTCATTCTGAGAGTCGAATTAGCAGGGGGCAAGCATCCTGCAATGATCCTTTCATCGTTGACCTTGTTTTCACGCAGATTGAGCCTTTTACAAAGTTTATCAAAGACAAGAGCTACATTGAAACAGGGTTGTGTGCTCGTATGCTTACCTACAGGGCCGCACCACATGATCCGCGGATGTATCAGACTTCTCAGCATGAATTAGACCCAGAAATAAAGGCGTTGATCCAAAGAATTCTTGCTCGAGTTAACGATTGTGCAAGCTCTAGTGTTGAGCACCAGATCATCACGCTGAGTGCAGAGGCAGAGCGTGCTTGGGATAATTTTCGAATAAAATGCTCTGAAGATGCATCAGGGCGGAATGTTGAAATTAAAGAGTGGGCAAAACGGATGGCACAGCATGCTTTAAGAATAGCAGGGATTCTTCATGTTGCGGAATATCCTGAACCTGAAAAAATACCTGTATCGTGGGATGAAATCGACACCGCAATACAGATCACAGAAGTGTTAGCAGACAACTTGTGGGAATGTATATCTGGTCATGCAAACAGGCAAGAGCTGGTTTGTATGTGTGATGTGGGGATACATATTCTTGAGGAAAATTTGAGGACATTTAACGCTACGCAGCTCAAGCAGCGATTCAAAGATCGCTACTCAGCGGCCGAAGTCGATGTTGCTCTCTATAAACTGGAAAGGCGAGCCATTATCAGAGATCTCTCTGAATCGTATTGTTATAGTAGGCGTGGCAGGCCTTCAGGGCATGAATACAGGAACGAGTATTACGATAGGCACTCAGGGTCTAATGAGGATTAAACCATATTAGCAAAAGGCATTCTCTTGGTATTCAGGTGAATGCCTTTTTTCTGCACATAGAAAAATGGCATATGTTTCAGGTGGACGGGTATTTGTTAGGGGGAGGGGGCCGCTAACAAATACCCTCGCCCATATTCCCTTTGCGTGAAAGCTTCAGCATTCAATCGTGACAACTTGATTGGCAATGTGCTGTGCTCAGAAAGAATGCACAGGACGTAGATCAGAACTCATTTGGCATCGTTCTATGAGCAAAAAATCTGTGACGTATACAGATTTGACATTTAAAAGCGGTATAGTGTGCTACTATACCGCTTTTACATTTTTTAATTCCTTAAAACTTTATCGCAAATATATTATGCGAAAACTAACGCTACTGAGGAGATGTTAAACATTTAAACTTTATAAAACAGTCTTAATCATTCCCCGGTTCTTGGTAGTATCTTTATACTTAATCATAAAGATACATTTAAATTAATGACTAAAATTATAAACTATAAAACATAATACGTTAATGGAGAAGTACATGAACAGAAAGATTATTACAAACAATGAGTTCAGAGGTTATAGAATTAACAATGGTGAAAACAACAACCTGTTCTGTCATAAGAAGACCTTAGACCATATCGCAGACACAACGGAATACATGACAAGCAATCATTCACGAACGTTAATGGTACGTCTTGACATACAGCCTGATCAAGACAGTGAACATACGCTTAGCAGTAAGGATATGACCAGAGTCATTGAGAACGTTAAGCGCCAAACAGATTCACGTTTTAAAAATAGTAAAAATGCCCCTGACACACATGTTGTCTGGGTATCAGAAAAAACTACTCCAGACGATAAGCCACACTATCACTTAGCGATATTTGTCAATGCCAATGCCATTCAAAACGGCTACTCCTTAAAAAAGGCCTTCAATAATGAAATAAAAAAGAAATTGAAGACAGATAAGGACGGCTTGGTCAATTTCTCCAGCAGC contains the following coding sequences:
- a CDS encoding YagK/YfjJ domain-containing protein — protein: MNRKIITNNEFRGYRINNGENNNLFCHKKTLDHIADTTEYMTSNHSRTLMVRLDIQPDQDSEHTLSSKDMTRVIENVKRQTDSRFKNSKNAPDTHVVWVSEKTTPDDKPHYHLAIFVNANAIQNGYSLKKAFNNEIKKKLKTDKDGLVNFSSSNGKVGKLIERNSPDFERQVNDAVHAASYLAKTRSKEYNPKGSRVSSCTRIRRK
- a CDS encoding DUF3987 domain-containing protein, which encodes MTYDSPGVGRRLKISSLKREKEETNLHFANFSGCNLPLTTRKIVEAVSTSRHVDSGLVLLGWLASIAGIDRGCHRIKHKTTGYINLLALLIIAGAESGCGKSLALEFFIESISNIELNSYDQGSSDCEEEACDACNQRIKFLKGEYVKTGDPAKLSEIKNIRQELSEIETKRNKPRFLMSDITKAAYFKLMVDQGFVMRMESDGILLPRDSFNMVRKFWGGEAHSESRISRGQASCNDPFIVDLVFTQIEPFTKFIKDKSYIETGLCARMLTYRAAPHDPRMYQTSQHELDPEIKALIQRILARVNDCASSSVEHQIITLSAEAERAWDNFRIKCSEDASGRNVEIKEWAKRMAQHALRIAGILHVAEYPEPEKIPVSWDEIDTAIQITEVLADNLWECISGHANRQELVCMCDVGIHILEENLRTFNATQLKQRFKDRYSAAEVDVALYKLERRAIIRDLSESYCYSRRGRPSGHEYRNEYYDRHSGSNED
- a CDS encoding helix-turn-helix transcriptional regulator; protein product: MSTTESTCQCLTEQEVSTRTGLSLSTLRVHRFKRTGFPYIKIGRSVRYRVCDLEAYLSEHRIDPSGNS
- a CDS encoding ISL3 family transposase, translated to MKDTDLYFRILGLTEPWFVEAVELDTAEGRVDIRVEHGPGVRWFCPTCGRELACRDHAEPRVWRHLDTCQFKTFLHARIPRVDCPEHGVLQVNVPWAESKARFTILMERLIIDVLTECATVTGARRILRITWDEAWGVMERAVRRGRERKQSNPSRYLGVDEKAFRKGHDYVTVVCDLIGSTVEYVADERKAESLEGYYLQFTKAQLERIKAVAMDMWEPYFKATLKHVPDAAGKIVHDRFHVMKHVGEAVDRVRKQEHRELTSQDDHRLKGTKFLWLYREENLPDKHRPALEALKTANLKVAKAWAMKESLNDVWKYLSTGWARRFVKRWLVWVNRSDLAPMRKVGGLIQRHLENILTFCRHRITNGVAEGLNSKIMAIKRKACGYRNREHFKTAIYFFCGGLNLYPASS